In one window of Nakamurella sp. PAMC28650 DNA:
- a CDS encoding phage major capsid protein: MSDSWLVRQLSEKRDSALAEARKITDRAEAEKRELTAQEVVQFDALAADMDSIRAQGDSFRKLDAQIKEQEKYLTHALGGGNRAASTAREWSRRSDGRSATADPGQRLAENAVVADMLSQQDRSARPVVEQHGTLDNFVRSLSTTSGSAIVPTIWGTDIIDRARNYAAVLQAGAQIVPMDAQTIQIGRLTTDPTAAFRSEGTLITASDPVFDNVTLQAKTLTCQVTGSLEWFMDAINVEETVSNAIAKAVALELDFNALYGGVVAGSEVSATGFNRVLTSPPSPRGVLAALLAVAPGNVLGGAANGTTQTATRPWDEILDLVYTPADSNEQVNGLIWSSKMQRRYAKLYDTLSQPLRVPDALANIPRYVSNQVPSNMTVGTSTTNMTDVFAADWTQLLIGQRLDFHIQTLTERYAELGQISIIATWRGDIAPARPKAFSVYRYLQNT; the protein is encoded by the coding sequence ATGTCCGACTCATGGCTCGTCCGCCAGCTCTCCGAGAAGCGGGATTCCGCGCTCGCCGAGGCCCGCAAGATCACCGACCGCGCCGAAGCTGAAAAGCGTGAACTGACCGCCCAGGAGGTTGTCCAGTTCGATGCGCTGGCCGCCGACATGGATTCGATCCGGGCGCAGGGCGACTCGTTCCGCAAGCTCGACGCCCAGATCAAGGAGCAGGAAAAGTATTTGACCCACGCACTCGGCGGCGGCAACCGCGCTGCGAGCACCGCTCGGGAATGGTCCCGTCGCAGCGATGGCCGCTCCGCGACCGCGGACCCTGGGCAGCGTCTCGCCGAGAATGCGGTCGTCGCTGACATGCTCTCGCAGCAGGACCGCTCTGCGCGGCCTGTCGTCGAGCAGCACGGCACGCTCGACAATTTTGTCCGGTCCCTTTCCACCACCTCCGGGTCGGCGATTGTCCCCACCATTTGGGGGACCGACATCATCGACCGTGCCCGCAACTACGCGGCGGTCCTTCAGGCCGGCGCGCAGATCGTCCCCATGGATGCGCAAACCATTCAGATCGGCCGGTTGACCACCGACCCGACCGCGGCGTTCCGCTCCGAGGGCACTTTAATCACGGCGTCGGACCCGGTGTTCGATAACGTCACTTTGCAGGCGAAAACCCTGACATGCCAGGTCACCGGCTCCCTTGAGTGGTTCATGGATGCGATCAACGTCGAGGAAACGGTTTCCAATGCAATCGCAAAGGCGGTTGCTCTGGAACTCGACTTCAACGCCCTCTACGGTGGTGTCGTCGCCGGCTCCGAGGTCAGCGCCACCGGCTTCAACAGGGTGCTGACGTCGCCTCCCTCACCGCGTGGTGTCTTGGCGGCGCTGCTGGCCGTCGCGCCGGGCAACGTCCTCGGCGGCGCAGCGAACGGCACCACCCAGACCGCCACCAGGCCTTGGGATGAAATTCTCGACCTGGTGTACACCCCCGCCGATTCCAACGAGCAGGTCAACGGCCTGATTTGGTCTTCGAAAATGCAGCGCCGCTACGCGAAGCTGTACGACACCCTTTCGCAGCCGCTGCGGGTTCCGGACGCCCTGGCGAACATTCCGCGCTACGTTTCCAACCAGGTCCCGTCGAATATGACCGTGGGGACCAGCACAACGAACATGACCGATGTTTTCGCGGCCGACTGGACGCAGCTGCTCATCGGGCAGCGTCTGGACTTCCACATTCAGACGCTGACGGAGCGTTATGCCGAATTGGGGCAGATCAGCATCATCGCGACGTGGCGCGGCGATATCGCCCCGGCGCGGCCGAAGGCGTTCAGCGTTTACCGTTACCTGCAGAACACCTGA